The Spodoptera frugiperda isolate SF20-4 unplaced genomic scaffold, AGI-APGP_CSIRO_Sfru_2.0 tig00001192_1, whole genome shotgun sequence genome contains a region encoding:
- the LOC118281308 gene encoding uncharacterized protein LOC118281308 — MAKSTVESSVDLAAITLTSKIPEFWVDSPRVWFYRIEAMLAPQKLSDDSRFDIVVSKLTKEAIQQVTDLLMDPPEGKKFESLKTRLLAIYEESKNRQLQKLISEMDLGDQKPSQLLRRMRELAKEKIPDDTLRMLWQGHLPSPLRAVLAATELKDLDSLAVLADNVFETTRATHVSEVSQQPPSTSKETDLIMAEIAKLTLKVEQLERINARSRPQQRNWNRSRSASRTGSRARSASRRTPESPDWLCYYHYRFRTKAKKCTEPCSWKSSPEN, encoded by the coding sequence ATGGCTAAAAGTACAGTAGAGTCATCAGTGGATCTCGCAGCAATTACACTTACATCGAAGATCCCCGAATTTTGGGTCGATTCGCCCCGCGTTTGGTTTTACCGAATAGAGGCCATGCTGGCACCGCAAAAGTTATCGGACGACTCGCGTTTCGACATTGTCGTGTCGAAATTAACCAAGGAGGCCATCCAGCAAGTCACAGACCTTCTAATGGATCCACCCGAAGGTAAAAAGTTTGAATCGCTAAAGACACGACTTCTCGCTATTTACGAGGAATCTAAAAACCGACAACTACAAAAGTTGATAAGCGAGATGGACCTGGGAGACCAAAAACCTTCGCAACTTTTGCGTCGCATGCGAGAGTTGGCGAAAGAAAAGATTCCCGACGACACCTTAAGAATGCTGTGGCAAGGTCATCTACCTTCTCCGTTACGTGCAGTCTTAGCGGCCACGGAATTAAAAGATCTAGATAGCTTGGCCGTCCTTGCAGACAATGTATTTGAGACCACGCGCGCAACACACGTAAGCGAAGTAAGCCAACAGCCGCCAAGCACGTCCAAGGAAACAGACCTCATCATGGCTGAAATAGCCAAACTCACTTTGAAGGTGGAGCAACTAGAAAGAATAAACGCTAGATCGAGACCGCAGCAACGGAATTGGAATCGTTCGAGATCAGCATCCAGAACCGGTAGCCGAGCACGATCTGCGTCACGAAGAACTCCTGAGAGCCCTGACTGGTTGTGTTATTATCATTATCGGTTCAGAACAAAGGCAAAGAAATGCACTGAGCCTTGTTCCTGGAAATCGTCCCCGGAAAACTAG
- the LOC118270938 gene encoding uncharacterized protein LOC118270938, translating to MASRQIPRLGDVDIEQLLVDSEIEDFVPSDEDVGDPEYMPVFGSPENRTETENETESEAEERPVRRAQGRGHGAGRGRGAGRGRGAASGRGAARGRGAERGRRGVRRGRVRGPNSTVETSSNGSSVPSSNWTIQEFHPQTPVLLEPAYLPLNSQGYQKQDYWKQYITDDLIDLIVQKSNQTAVERHGRSLNLTAVETHVYLGITLVMSSINYPNLRMAWEKKWKVPVIADNMSRNRFLQLRNSLKVVFDNDITPQMRSQDILWKVRPLIQYMQVGCRAQQKDQSLSLDEMIIPFTGSCSIKQYCPGKPNPVGIKAFVLANPDGTVCDFQVYQGQTTFSDYADTPFGLGEKAVLTLADQLVPGHILYFDRFFYLRKVI from the exons ATGGCGAGCCGGCAGATACCAC gTCTGGGGGATGTTGATATTGAACAATTATTGGTCGATTCAGAAATTGAGGACTTTGTTCCTTCAGACGAAGATGTAGGGGATCCGGAATACATGCCAGTTTTCGGATCGCCAGAAAATAGAACGGAAACTGAAAATGAAACGGAATCGGAAGCGGAAGAAAGGCCAGTTAGACGTGCTCAAGGTCGAGGACATGGTGCTGGGAGAGGACGTGGTGCTGGGAGAGGACGTGGTGCTGCTAGTGGACGTGGTGCTGCGAGAGGACGTGGTGCTGAGCGAGGTCGGAGAGGGGTAAGAAGGGGAAGGGTGAGGGGTCCTAATTCAACGGTTGAGACATCATCAAATGGGTCCTCGGTACCTTCAAGCAACTGGACCATACAAGAGTTTCATCCTCAAACTCCAGTTTTATTAGAGCCGGCCTATTTGCCACTAAATAGTCAAGGTTATCAGAAGCAAGATTATTGGAAGCAATATATAACCGAcgatttaattgatttaatagTCCAGAAAAGCAACCAAACCGCAGTTGAGAGACATGGGCGGAGCTTAAACTTGACCGCAGTCGAAACACATGTGTACCTGGGTATAACATTAGTAATGTCTTCCATCAATTATCCTAATCTGCGAATGGCTTGGGAGAAGAAATGGAAGGTGCCTGTCATAGCTGATAATATGTCTCGAAACAGATTTCTTCAGCTGAGAAACAGTTTGAAAGTTGTATTTGACAATGATATCACGCCGCAAATGAGATCTCAGGATATACTTTGGAAAGTTCGCCCTCTAATCCAATATATGCAAGTTGGTTGCCGCGCTCAACAAAAAGACCAAAGCCTCTCCTTAGACGAAATGATCATCCCATTTACCGGGTCATGTTCCATAAAACAGTACTGTCCGGGAAAACCTAATCCTGTAGGCATAAAAGCATTTGTCTTAGCAAATCCAGATGGAACTGTGTGTGATTTCCAAGTTTATCAAGGGCAAACGACCTTTTCAGACTATGCTGATACACCTTTTGGATTGGGTGAAAAAGCAGTATTAACATTGGCTGACCAACTAGTACCAGGACATATACTCTattttgatagatttttttacCTCAGAAAAGTTATTTGA
- the LOC126912998 gene encoding zinc finger BED domain-containing protein 4-like, which translates to MIALDNEPFSIVEKVGFKRLLEQALPRYELPSRTYISQKIVPDIYNRIHDKIKTNISKAIAVSVTSDIWTCLHNSSSFLSFTAHWLSPEFQLQHGVLAMKPFSGSHTGENIAKELNAIAARWDIDRNKIHLLIHDSGANMVKGVRVAEYDSARCFIHSLQRVVIEAMKVQAEVLDVIATGRRLVTHFNHSSLAQEKLLAIQKELHLPQHQLVQDINTRWNSTYYMAERLLEQKRAISLYVAEHDTLTNLTIQQWGLMEQCINLLKPFEEITKITSSGLSCISEAIPHISALKKYLDKNETAQRTPDLARMRASLKAELESRFKSLGDNPNYLIATFLDPRFKSDYLGVLETEKARQKIMIEYIKNKKSKQPIKVKCDWNVVL; encoded by the coding sequence aTGATTGCTCTAGATAACGAGCCGTTCAGTATCGTAGAAAAGGTTGGGTTTAAAAGGCTTCTAGAACAAGCGCTACCTCGTTATGAATTACCAAGTCGCACTTATATTTCTCAAAAAATTGTGCCCGATATCTACAATAGAATTCacgacaaaattaaaacaaacatttcaaaagCTATTGCAGTTTCTGTTACTTCTGACATTTGGACCTGCCTGCACAATAGTTCCAGCTTCTTGAGTTTCACAGCCCATTGGTTGTCTCCGGAATTTCAACTGCAACACGGCGTTCTTGCTATGAAACCGTTTTCAGGATCACACACTGGAGAAAATATAGCAAAGGAACTGAACGCTATTGCTGCTCGCTGGGATattgatagaaataaaattcatttactAATCCATGATAGTGGCGCTAATATGGTAAAAGGAGTTCGAGTTGCAGAGTATGATTCTGCTAGATGTTTCATACATTCACTTCAGCGAGTTGTTATTGAGGCAATGAAGGTCCAAGCTGAAGTATTAGACGTGATTGCTACTGGAAGACGTCTAGTAACTCATTTCAATCATTCAAGTTTAGCACAAGAAAAATTGCTTGCAATTCAAAAGGAGTTACATTTACCGCAGCATCAGTTAGTGCAGGACATCAACACGAGGTGGAACTCTACCTACTACATGGCAGAACGCTTGTTGGAACAAAAAAGGGCTATCTCTCTTTATGTCGCTGAACATGACACACTCACTAATTTGACGATACAACAATGGGGCCTAATGGAGCAGTgcataaatcttttaaaaccaTTTGAAGAAATAACGAAAATTACAAGTTCTGGCCTTTCCTGTATATCCGAGGCGATTCCGCATATTTctgcattaaaaaagtatttagacAAAAATGAGACTGCACAAAGAACACCAGACTTAGCTCGTATGAGAGCTTCTTTGAAAGCTGAATTGGAAAGTCGTTTTAAATCCTTAGGAGATAATCCAAACTACCTAATTGCTACCTTTTTAGACCCAAGGTTCAAGTCAGATTATTTAGGAGTTCTTGAAACTGAAAAAGCCCGACAGAAAATCATGATAgagtatataaaaaacaaaaaatcgaAACAACCAATCAAAGTCAAGTGTGACTGGAATGTTGTGCTTTGA